The Acidimicrobiales bacterium region GGCGGTGTCGTACCACTGCTCGAGCTTGACGATCATCCCGTCGTCCATGTGGAAGATGTCCACCGCCGAGAACTCGCAGGCGCGGCCGTCGGCCGTCGTCCCCTCGAACGCGATGGACACGGCCGCGAGGTCTCCGTCGACGATGAACGTCTGCGGCTCGTCGGCATGGGTCGGGAACTTCTCGAACACCCGCTGGTAGAACTTCACGATCGCGTCGAGACCGCGACGCTCGCCGAGACCGACGGCGGTGCCGTCGAGCACGGCGTCGTCGACGAACAGGGTCCGCACCGCGTCCCAGTCCTCGCCGTTGAGCGCCGCGAAGTAGGCGTCGAGCGTCTCGCGTGTCGTACGTGCCATCGTCACATCCCCCTCAGGAGGTTCTTTACCTCCGCCATCGCCTTGAACGACCAGCCCGCCAGGGACGGATCACCGAAGGCCGTGATGTTCCACATGATGAGGTGGCGCAGACCCGCCTCGTGGTAGGTGGCCACCTCCTCGGCGATCTGTTCGGGCGTTCCGCAGAAGCAGTAGTAGTCCACGACCTTCGGCGGGATGCCGTCGATTATGTCGAGGGCCTTGTCCCGTGGAACGGCGGCCGGGATCAGCTCGTGGAAGCCCTCGGGGGGTTCCACGCCCAGCTGGCGGAAGATCTGGGGCGGGAGCATCACCATGAGCGCCCGGATGAGCGGCGCGTTCTGCAGGCGCTCGAGCGCCTCGGCGTCGGGCGCGGGCAACATGTAGGCCAGGATCCCGGGCGTCACGGCGTCCTTCGGCCGACCGGCGGCGACCGACGCCTCCTGGATCGAGTCCAGCGAGGAGCGGTACACCCCGGGGTCGAGCTTCGTCGGCAGCCATCCGTCGGCGAGACGGCCGGTGATGCCGAGCATCCGCGGCCCGTGCGCCGCGGTCCAGATCGGCGGGGTCGTGTCGCCGTAGGGGCTGAGACCCAGCACCGCGCCGTCGAGGGTGTGGAACTTGCCCTCGTAGTCCACGGGACCGTCGGCGGCCCACAGGGCCCGGATGACCTCGAGGCCCTCCTCGAGGCGGCTCACCGGCTTGTCGAAGTCGATGCCGTAGGGCGTGATGTTCATCGCCTCACCCGAACCGAGGCCGATGATCGCCCGACCGCGGGTCAGGTGGTCCAGGGTGAGCGCCTGGTTGGCCACCATCGCCGGGTTGCGACGGACGAGGTCCGTGACGACCGAGCCGACCTTGATCTTCTCGGTGGCCGCTCCCACCGCGCCCATCATGAGGAACGGGTCGAAGTACATGTGCGGGTTGTCCTGGTACTTCGCGAGGGGCGTGATGTCCTCGGTCCACACGGAGTCGCTGTGCCAGCCCATCAGGTGGCACGGCCACCACACGGCGTCGAAGCCGTCGGCCTCCGCGCGGCGGGCTAGGTCGATCGCCTTGTCGCCCGGCGGCATGATCTGACCGGGTACGCCGATCTCGATGTCCATGGTCCTCCTCGTCGTTGCGCGGCGGCGGTGCCGCGGATGCGTCCCGCCCGGGTCCGCTAGCGGGCCCGGAACTCGCGCTTGCGCATGTTGTCGGGGTCGAAGGCGCGGATGGCCTCGACCTGGAACTGTGTGGGCACCGGCGTCTCGGGAACGTCGCCGTCGGGCATCGCCAGTTCGAAGCCTGTGGCTTCCTGGACCTGTTCCACCGTCACACCCGGGTGCACCGACTTGAGGCGCATGTGACGCGTCTCGGGGTGGAAGTCGAGGACGGCGAGGTTCGTGACGACGAGCTGTGGCCCGCCGGTCAGCCCGAGATCCTCGCGCTCCGAGCCGCCGCCGAGGTAGCCGGCGCAGGACACGAAGTCCACCTTCTCCACCAGCGCCCGTGGGTTGTGATTGGGGTTCCAGTAGTAGAGGAGCTTGCCGATCGAACCCATGTCGCCGAGGCCGGCGGTGCCGGGAAGGCGCAGCTTCGGGGCGTGGAAGTCGTCGCCGATGATCGAGTTGTTGGCGTTGCCGTAGCGGTCGAGTTGGGCGGCACCGACGCAGAACTTCGTCAGCCAACGGCCGTTGAGGGCGAAGTTCCAGAAGTCCGAGTACTGCTCGACGTACATGATCGAGTCGCGCCACAACGGCGCCTCCAACGTGGAGGCCGGGACGCGGTCGGGCTGAGGTTCGAGGCCGAGCGCCCCGGCGAGCCACACGAGCTTGGGCGCATGGGTCTCGCGAGCGAGTTGGAACGCCGTGACCGGGAGGAACGACGCCATCCCGTTGCAGGCCTGGTCGCCGTCTTCGAACGCGGCGGCGAGCCGGCAGATCATCAGCTCGTCGATCTCCCAGTCCGATGCGGGTGGGGAGTCCTGCCAGTCACTCATCGGGTGATCTCCCATCGCTCGAGTGCGATCATCCGTTTCGCTCCGCCGACGGCATCGAGGTACTCGGCCTGATCGGCCGGGCCGTGCACGTAGCGGTCCAGGAACGCCGATGTCTCGTCGTCGTCGCGAGCCGCGGCGATCCATTCGAGGTGCATGGCGGTGTCGTAGCCGTAGCGGGGGTTGAAGGACGTGGGATGCGCTCCCCACGGGACCTCGACGACTGCGTCGACCATGAAGCCGGGCAGCACCGTGCGGTCCGGGTTCTTCCGCAGGACGTCGCTGTCGACGATCTCCTCGGCCGAGACGATGACCTTGGTGGCGGCCTTCGGCATGATGCCGAGGTCGGGCCAGATGGCGGTGGGCTCGTAGCCGATGTTGCCGTAGCGGTCCGCCTTGTGGGCGTGGATGATCGCCACGTCGGGCACGAGCGCACGACAGGCGACCACGGGGTTGCCGCCGAAGGGGTCGTCGATCATCACGAGGTTGTCGTTGACGTCGATCAGGTCCGTACCGATCAGGCCCTTGGTGGGCAGGAACGGCAGGTTGCGGGCACCGGCGCCGAGGCGGGAGTTGAGCGCCGTCTCCGACAGCTCCTCCATCGCGATGGCACCGGACTCCACGCCCTTGCGGAAGCGCTGGCAGAGTCCGAACTGTTCCATCGACACCGCGGCACCGATCAACCTGTCGATGACACCGGCTGCGGCGAGCCAGTCGACGGGGATCCCGCCGACGAGACACACGACACCGAGACCACTGCGCTCCTGACGGATGAGCTCGCGAACGAGCGCCATCGGCGCGGCCTGGGTCGCCATGTTCTGGACGGCGACCACGTCGCCGTCGCTCACGATGCTCACAGCCTCGGAGATCGAGGTGAGCTTGACCTCCATCGGACTCCCTTCGGGTTCTTCTTCGTCGGTGACCGACCCTCCCGGGCCGGTCGTTGATGCAGCTTCAGATCAGACGAGCTCGATGATCTCACGGCCCCCGTGGAGCTCGATCACCTGGCCGGTGCAGTAGTCGCTGTCGGGCGACGCGAGCCACACACAGGCGCCCGCGACGTCCTCGGGCGTCCCGCCGCGGCCGATCGGGATCTGGGCCTCGATCTTGGGGATCAGCTCGGAGGGCATCCCGAGGCCGGTCTCGATATCGGTGGCCGACGTCATCCGCGTGCCGCCGATGTAGCCGGGAGCCACGGCGTTGACGTTGACCTTGAAGCGGGCCCACTCACGCGCGTTGGACTTGGTCAGCCCGATCACACCGGCCTTGGCCGCCGAGTAGTTGGCATTGGCGGCCAGCCCGTACACACCGTTGGTGGACGCGATGTTCACGACCTTGCGGTGGTAGGTGTTGGGCGTATCCTTCGAACCGCGCAGCAGCGGGGCCGCGGCACGGGTCATGTTGAACGTGCCCTTCAAGATGACGTCGACGACGAGGTTCCACGTGTCGTCGGTCATCTTGTGCATCATCTGGTCACGGGTGATGCCCGCGTTGTTGATGAGCACGTCGAGCTTGCCGTAGGTGTCGGCCGCCGCGGCCACGATGGCGGCGGCGGCGTCGGGGTCGGCGACGGATCCACCGACCGCGACGGCCGTGCCACCAGCGGCGGTGATCTCGTCCACCGCGGACTGGGCGACGTCGACGTCGAGGTCGTTGACGACGACAGAGGCGCCGTCACGTGCGAACCGCCCGGCGATGGCGGCGCCGATCCCTCGACCGGCGCCGGTCACCAGCACCACACGATCCTCGAAGGACCACATGGCTAGAACGACCTTGGCAGGCCGTAGCTCTCGGCGATGGAGTTGCGGGCCATCTCGTTGGTGATGGGCCCGATGCGGTAGAGACGCGCGTCACGCCAGTAGCGCTGGGCGTTGGTCTCGAGCGCGTAGCCCATCCCGCCGAGGATCTGGATGCCGAGGTCTGCGGCCTTGCCCGCGTACTCCGACGCCAGGATCTTGGCCATGTTCGCCTCGCGGCCGCAGTCCTCGCCCTGCTCGGACTTCCACGCGGCGTAGTACATGATCAGCTCGGCCTGCTTCTGCCACATCGACATCTCGGCGACGTAGTGCTGCAGGATCTGGAAGGAGCCGATCTTCTTGCCGAACGCCTCGCGCTCGCCCATGTACTGGATGGCGTCCTCGAGGACACCGTCGATGATCCCCGTGCAGAGCGCGCCCACCATGATCCGCTCGTTGTTGAGGGTGGACAGCATCTGGTAGAAGCCGCGTCCCTCCTCGCCGACCACGTACTCGTCGGGGACGAACACCTCGTCGAGGAAGACCTCACACGAGCCGACGGCCTTCATGCCGACCTTGGGGATCTGGCGTGTCTCGAGACCCTCGGCGGGGTTGGGGACGAGGAACAGGGTGATACCCCGGGCCG contains the following coding sequences:
- a CDS encoding nuclear transport factor 2 family protein, giving the protein MARTTRETLDAYFAALNGEDWDAVRTLFVDDAVLDGTAVGLGERRGLDAIVKFYQRVFEKFPTHADEPQTFIVDGDLAAVSIAFEGTTADGRACEFSAVDIFHMDDGMIVKLEQWYDTADIARQVSG
- a CDS encoding LLM class flavin-dependent oxidoreductase, with the protein product MDIEIGVPGQIMPPGDKAIDLARRAEADGFDAVWWPCHLMGWHSDSVWTEDITPLAKYQDNPHMYFDPFLMMGAVGAATEKIKVGSVVTDLVRRNPAMVANQALTLDHLTRGRAIIGLGSGEAMNITPYGIDFDKPVSRLEEGLEVIRALWAADGPVDYEGKFHTLDGAVLGLSPYGDTTPPIWTAAHGPRMLGITGRLADGWLPTKLDPGVYRSSLDSIQEASVAAGRPKDAVTPGILAYMLPAPDAEALERLQNAPLIRALMVMLPPQIFRQLGVEPPEGFHELIPAAVPRDKALDIIDGIPPKVVDYYCFCGTPEQIAEEVATYHEAGLRHLIMWNITAFGDPSLAGWSFKAMAEVKNLLRGM
- a CDS encoding CoA-transferase, whose product is MSDWQDSPPASDWEIDELMICRLAAAFEDGDQACNGMASFLPVTAFQLARETHAPKLVWLAGALGLEPQPDRVPASTLEAPLWRDSIMYVEQYSDFWNFALNGRWLTKFCVGAAQLDRYGNANNSIIGDDFHAPKLRLPGTAGLGDMGSIGKLLYYWNPNHNPRALVEKVDFVSCAGYLGGGSEREDLGLTGGPQLVVTNLAVLDFHPETRHMRLKSVHPGVTVEQVQEATGFELAMPDGDVPETPVPTQFQVEAIRAFDPDNMRKREFRAR
- a CDS encoding CoA-transferase, producing the protein MEVKLTSISEAVSIVSDGDVVAVQNMATQAAPMALVRELIRQERSGLGVVCLVGGIPVDWLAAAGVIDRLIGAAVSMEQFGLCQRFRKGVESGAIAMEELSETALNSRLGAGARNLPFLPTKGLIGTDLIDVNDNLVMIDDPFGGNPVVACRALVPDVAIIHAHKADRYGNIGYEPTAIWPDLGIMPKAATKVIVSAEEIVDSDVLRKNPDRTVLPGFMVDAVVEVPWGAHPTSFNPRYGYDTAMHLEWIAAARDDDETSAFLDRYVHGPADQAEYLDAVGGAKRMIALERWEITR
- a CDS encoding SDR family oxidoreductase: MLVTGAGRGIGAAIAGRFARDGASVVVNDLDVDVAQSAVDEITAAGGTAVAVGGSVADPDAAAAIVAAAADTYGKLDVLINNAGITRDQMMHKMTDDTWNLVVDVILKGTFNMTRAAAPLLRGSKDTPNTYHRKVVNIASTNGVYGLAANANYSAAKAGVIGLTKSNAREWARFKVNVNAVAPGYIGGTRMTSATDIETGLGMPSELIPKIEAQIPIGRGGTPEDVAGACVWLASPDSDYCTGQVIELHGGREIIELV
- a CDS encoding acyl-CoA dehydrogenase family protein, with the translated sequence MDFALSDEQEQFRKMVHDWVEKECPKDVARDLEAKEFEYPFELWDKMSAAGFHAIGLPEELGGQGGDVITQMILTRELARSLSGLTWIFGISSFCAKSIVKFAKESVKEDLVPKMAAGDVRVAIAVTEPSAGTDVLGGMKTKAKKVDGGWSITGQKIWSTAAHVSDYLFLMARTEDSPDKAARGITLFLVPNPAEGLETRQIPKVGMKAVGSCEVFLDEVFVPDEYVVGEEGRGFYQMLSTLNNERIMVGALCTGIIDGVLEDAIQYMGEREAFGKKIGSFQILQHYVAEMSMWQKQAELIMYYAAWKSEQGEDCGREANMAKILASEYAGKAADLGIQILGGMGYALETNAQRYWRDARLYRIGPITNEMARNSIAESYGLPRSF